The DNA region TCGGCGAGTTCGTTTCGTGGCGCGGCGCTTGGTACGTGACCAAGCTGCGCTGAGGCGAGCCGCTGACGAAGCGCCAGGTTCTGCTCTCGGCCCGATACCTCCCCTGGTGGGGCGCTCCGCCTTTGACGGCCGTGGTCGAAAAGGAATCGCGTGAGCGAGCCGCGGGCACGGAATGGCAGAGCGCCAGCGCGACGAGGCAGTGGCACCGGAGGAACTCGCCGAGTACCTCCGCGGGCCACACGGCCCGAAGTCACGGAGCGACGACGGTGCCCGAGAGGTTGCCGAGGTCTGTCGTTCCGCCGCCCGCATTCAAGCACGTGTCTCGCGTCGTGTTCTCGAACGCGTTGCTGGTGACAGCGACCAAGACCGGCGCGAGGACAACGCCGACGGTACCGCCGATGGCAAGAGCCGCCATCGTGCCGACAATCCCCCCAGCGTCCCCGAGGACGCTACCGGCGAGGTTGCACGTCAACGTCGTCATGAGCTCGTTCGACGTGTCGCTCCCCAAGGAGAGCAGCCCGGGTTCGCTGCTACCGATGAGGCCGCCGTGCACGTCGTCGAGGAAGTCGTCGGAGAGCGCTACCAGCCCGTCGTTCGTTCGGTTCATGTCCCGCACCAATGCAGCGCTCGTGCCAGCCGGGGGGGCACCCGCAATTCTCTTCGTTTCCCTGGGTGTTCAGGGCGGGGAGCGGGACTCGCTGTCCGAACGGGGACACGTTGTCCCAAACAGGACATCGTGAGCCGCGTACACGACGCTGTCGATGAGGGCAGACGGCAATCCGAGCCGCCGTTGGAATGGCGGGGAGGATGCGCGTCCGCGGTGAGTTCGCGAGCTGCCGAGCCGTGCGCGAGCACCAAGCGGCGGCGAACGGCGCTGATGTGGGAGAATCCTGGCCCATGGACGCGGCTCTTATGCGACTCATTCACGAGTATGGCGGCGCGCCCCCGGGCGAACCCATCGCCGGGGCCGCCTCGCGCGCCGCCGATTTCGTCGAGCGGGCCATGGTCGTCGACGCGGCGCGTTGCGACGAAGTCCTGACCACGCAGATCGTGCTCGCCGATCGGATCGACGACTTCGTCAGGGCAATCCGCGAGTATCGCGCCGCACCGAACGCAGTTTCGCGCGAGATGGAAGAAACGATCGCCGCCGCCGAAAGACGATTCGGGGAGAGGTTGCCCGAGGGCATCGTCGAGCTCTGGCGCTTCCTGGGAGAGCCCGCTCGAGCGCGGTGGGCACGAGGCTTCATGAACTACCGCCTCGTCGACCCTAGCGAACTCCTCGGCACGGGCTACGCCGCCGACGCGCGCCTTGCATGCATCACCGAAGTCGGTTCCGTCGGCGACACTCGCGAACGTTTCGAAGGCGATTACGAAGAGTGGTTCGCCGATTCGGAGCCAGAGCAACAACTGTCTTCGCCGAGAGGCGTCACGTCGACCAAGGCCGGCGCGATGGTGATGCTCGCGCCCGAGCTTCGCGACAGCATCATCTCGTTCGCGTACTCCCACAGCCTGGACGTCTTCGTGGTCCACGATCTCCGCAGCGACGCCGCACCGTCCCCCGTCTTTCTGAACCACGACGACGACGAGGGCTTCAGCGAGTACCTGGCGCCAAGCGTCCGCGAATGGTTCGCACGGGAAGTGACGCGCGTGATTCGATCGATGGGCGAAGAGGACGACTGAGGGCGACCACGCGGGCCTCGACGCTCAACAGCTTCGGTCCGGCTTCCAGTTGAAGCCAGGGCCTAGCTTCACAGGTCGAGCGTTGGCCCACTCGTCCCTTGGGCCTTGCGTCGGGCCGGGTCGATGCCAACGCGATCTGGCGCGCGCTGCGGCGCCTGCGCACTCGCGGACCGAAGCTAGCGACCGCGGGACGGGACGCCTTCTTCGTCACCTCCCATCGCATTGCCGAGGACGAACGCGACGGCACCGACCACGACGAGCGCGATACGGATGCCCCAGCCCGCGGCGGCCCCCCAAACGTCGATCCACATGAGGATCCGGAGGTTGTAGCCGATGAGCGAGAGCACACTGGAGATGACGCCTGCGAGAGCGGCAAAACCGCCGACCTTCACGAGCATTCCCCCGACCTGAGACTTGGCGGACATGATGAGGATCCCTTTCGAGTCACGGCGTAGTCGTTGATGATGACGCACGCCTCCAGCAAGAAGGGGGCCGACACGGAGTCGAGGAAATGTGCACGGAAACCGCCCGACCGTGCCCGCGCCCCCGCGCCCGGCTGCGACCCCGGTTGCCGCCTGGTGCAACGCACTGCCCTCCCGTCCTTGAAGGTCAAAGGACTCCTCGGACCAATCCTGGCGCGCGGGAGCCGCTGGAACGCCCTTCACGCGGTCTCGGTGTCGATCGTGACCGACCGTTGGCCCGCGAGCTGATCGCGAGGACCAAGGCGCCCCGCGCTAACTCTCGCTCTTCTTCTTGTCGCGCTCGATCTCGATGAGCAACTCTTCGACGCGGCTCCGATGATCGAGGCCCGTGTCGTAGAAGAACCGAAGCTCCGGCGCGGTGCGAAGCGCAAGCGCCTTGGTCAGCTCGCTGCGCATGACCGGCGACGCGCGACCGAGACCGACCTCGGCGTTCTTCGCGGCGGCCTCGTCGCCAGACAGCAGCCGAAAGTAGATCTTCGCTAGGCCCAAGTCGTCGGTCATCTCGACGCGAGACACGATCACGCCCAAGACGCGC from Myxococcales bacterium includes:
- the rbfA gene encoding 30S ribosome-binding factor RbfA, which codes for MADVKRSVRVAERVRTELAHILSRKVKDPRVLGVIVSRVEMTDDLGLAKIYFRLLSGDEAAAKNAEVGLGRASPVMRSELTKALALRTAPELRFFYDTGLDHRSRVEELLIEIERDKKKSES